In Hippoglossus stenolepis isolate QCI-W04-F060 chromosome 20, HSTE1.2, whole genome shotgun sequence, the following are encoded in one genomic region:
- the msgn1 gene encoding mesogenin-1: MDMEAVAAKMLSEWKSCEGTFGEGDSLQSASPVSSMDSMCSSPEMGYSSGHHRDDNDFSFGFGGRGGALAAQRQGKPKMSTKRRMKASEREKMRMRSLAEALHHLRDYLPPDYSKRGQPLTKIQTLKYTIEYINKLSDILGRA; this comes from the coding sequence ATGGACATGGAGGCGGTTGCAGCAAAGATGCTGTCCGAGTGGAAGAGCTGTGAGGGCACTTTTGGAGAAGGGGACTCGCTCCAGTCCGCCTCGCCGGTGTCCTCGATGGACTCCATGTGTTCCTCGCCGGAGATGGGCTACTCCAGCGGGCATCATCGGGACGACAATGATTTCTCGTTTGGCTTCGGGGGACGCGGTGGGGCTCTGGCGGCGCAGCGGCAGGGCAAACCCAAGATGTCCACCAAAAGACGCATGAAGGCCAGCGAGAGGGAGAAGATGCGCATGAGGAGTCTCGCGGAGGCTCTGCACCATCTCCGCGACTACCTGCCGCCTGACTACAGCAAGAGGGGCCAGCCCCTCACCAAGATACAGACCCTCAAATACACCATCGAGTACATCAACAAGCTCTCAGACATCCTGGGCCGCGCGTAA
- the si:ch211-51e12.7 gene encoding splicing factor 3B subunit 4, which yields MDADTEVKMTETSKMSKDEPEKPVTEKSRGRGFRGRGRGGRMSHGVMRGGRGIMKGFGPPGHGRGRMKDGGMNGLAPMRGMGRMRPYPDLRGHRGRGGPMGMGPPPPPPPMPPMHLRGLFPPLPRHGPPPPPLLGHPGFRGRPPHPRGRGMPPHGPPRHFHPRGARGYHNGPVSPPPHPPPGRGQRWPGPPGGRRF from the exons ATGGATGCAGACACAGAAGTGAAGATGACAGAAACTTCAAAGATGTCCAAGGATGAACCTGAGAAACCTGTAACCGAAAAATCCAG gGGTCGTGGGTTCAGAGGCCGTGGACGAGGGGGTCGGATGAGTCATGGTGTCATGCGTGGTGGGCGAGGCATCATGAAGGGGTTCGGTCCACCTGGACATGGAAGGGGTCGAATGAAGGATGGAGGCATGAATGGACTTGCACCCATGAG GGGAATGGGGCGGATGCGTCCTTACCCAGACCTTAGAGGTCATCGTGGTAGGGGTGGACCAATGGGTATgggccctcctcctccgcctccaccAATGCCTCCCATGCACCTCAGAGGCCTCTTCCCACCCCTGCCCAG GCACGgaccccctccaccacctcttcTGGGTCATCCTGGTTTCAGAGGACGACCACCTCACCCGCGAGGGCGTGGCATGCCACCTCACGGACCTCCACGCCACTTCCACCCCCGTGGCGCGAGAGG CTATCACAATGGACCAGTCTCTCCTCCGCCTCACCCCCCACCTGGCAGAGGCCAGAGGTGGCCagggccccctggtggccggcgCTTTTAA